One Xyrauchen texanus isolate HMW12.3.18 chromosome 44, RBS_HiC_50CHRs, whole genome shotgun sequence DNA segment encodes these proteins:
- the LOC127636319 gene encoding C3a anaphylatoxin chemotactic receptor-like, whose amino-acid sequence MNLTSTYNESENISFYDYEYEDVTPQVQTAIEVISQIFYILTFLLGVPGNVFVLYIAGMKMKRTVNTIWFLNLAIADLLCCFSTLVFIIGYFIGNYCLFGSVMCKIIPFVAFVSMFASVFILSLISLDRCTQVITPVWAKNHRSLLLARLSCVAAWILSIALNVPFMMIIIALDFDYLETYRILTIISFVFGFMIPLICIVTCYGFIARKLGRSRFHSGRAFRIMSAVIVAFFLCWLPYHIVYLIWMFGVNESVQVADRLFPLVISLAFFNSCLNPVLYFFIGQDIKKFKLSLKLKHVFERAFSEEEIQISQSTETQQIQSL is encoded by the coding sequence ATGAACCTGACAtctacatacaatgaaagtgaaaatatTTCTTTCTATGATTACGAATACGAAGATGTGACTCCACAAGTGCAAACTGCTATAGAAGTGATTTCTCAGATCTTCTACATTCTGACGTTTCTCCTCGGAGTTCCAGGAAATGTCTTTGTTCTGTACATCGCTGGAATGAAGATGAAGAGGACCGTTAATACGATATGGTTCCTTAATCTGGCGATTGCAGACCTCCTGTGCTGCTTTTCTACACTGGTCTTTATAATAGGGTACTTTATTGGCAATTACTGTCTATTTGGATCTGTCATGTGCAAGATTATTCCATTTGTTGCATTTGTCAGCATGTTTGCCAGTGTCTTCATCTTGAGTTTGATTAGTCTGGATCGGTGTACACAGGTGATCACTCCAGTTTGGGCTAAAAATCATCGCAGTCTTTTGCTTGCGCGACTGTCCTGTGTAGCGGCCTGGATCCTGTCTATAGCTCTTAATGTGCCCTTTATGATGATAATTATAGCGCTTGATTTTGATTACTTGGAAACATATAGAATATTGACTATCATCAGCTTTGTGTTTGGTTTTATGATTCCTCTCATATGCATCGTCACATGTTATGGATTCATCGCACGAAAGTTGGGCAGGAGTCGTTTTCACTCTGGACGAGCGTTTCGCATCATGTCGGCTGTTATTGTGGCATTTTTTCTGTGTTGGCTGCCGTATCACATTGTGTATTTGATCTGGATGTTTGgtgtgaatgaaagtgtccaggTGGCTGATAGACTTTTCCCATTGGTCATCTCTTTGGCGTTTTTCAACAGCTGTCTGAATCCAGTTCTGTATTTTTTCATAGGGCAGGATATTAAGAAGTTTAAACTTTCATTAaagttaaaacatgtttttgaaagaGCTTTCTCTGAGGAGGAGATACAAATATCACAATCCACCGAGACACAACAAATACAATCATTATAG
- the LOC127636438 gene encoding uncharacterized protein LOC127636438, with translation MSNTLRERVARQPLGTLNGPPPTALLHPATPVGPTGHTPLFLLLFANELFLSQHPPPAEIAELLNEGKWSAYFTQCQGSEPPAMLFGAAADPLQNCFFSSGYLRKLSTSICWAATWTSSVNSSRKWRLPIAPAHQKTSSERHTISSQCSADHTSSERHTISSQCSADHTSSERPTISSQCSADHTSSERHTISSQCNADHTSSERHTISRRRYALLGSCLSTATAYHFLFKL, from the coding sequence ATGTCTAACACACTACGAGAGAGAGTGGCTCGCCAGCCCCTGGGTACGCTAAATGGTCCTCCACCAACTGCACTGCTTCATCCAGCGACACCAGTTGGTCCCACTGGACACACTCCACTGTTCCTTTTGTTGTTTGCCAATGAATTGTTCCTTAGCCAGCATCCACCTCCGGCAGAGATCGCGGAGCTGTTGAATGAAGGCAAATGGTCAGCCTACTTCACTCAGTGTCAGGGTTCGGAACCACCAGCAATGCTCTTTGGAGCTGCGGCTGACCCGCTACAGAATTGTTTCTTCAGCTCAGGGTACCTCAGAAAGTTGTCGACCAGTATTTGTTGGGCTGCAACTTGGACCTCCTCAGTCAATAGCAGTAGGAAGTGGAGACTGCCCATTGCACCTGCGCATCAAAAAACCAGCAGTGAGAGACACACCATCTCCAgccagtgcagcgctgaccacaCCAGCAGTGAGAGACACACCATCTCCAgccagtgcagcgctgaccacaCCAGCAGTGAGAGACCCACCATCTCCAgccagtgcagcgctgaccacaCCAGCAGTGAGAGACACACCATCTCCAGCCAGTGCAACGCTGATCACACCAGCAGTGAGAGACACACCATCTCCAGAAGAAGATATGCCTTACTAGGCAGCTGCTTGTCAACAGCAACTGCATACCACTTTCTGTTCAAACTTTGA
- the LOC127636320 gene encoding C3a anaphylatoxin chemotactic receptor-like translates to MNLTSTYNESENNSFNPQVKNVIEVISQIFFYLTFLLGVPGNVFVLYIAGMKMKRTVNTIWFLNLAIADLLCCLSALVYIRRYFVYHWPFGSVMCKILPFVMYVSMFASVFILSLISLDRCTQVITPVWAKNHRSLLLARLSCVAAWILSMVVNVPFMILRRTTEYDNNTYCLVFDYDDFETYRMLTIISFVFGFLIPLICIVTCYGFIARKLGRSRFHSGRAFRIMSAVIVAFFLCLLPYHTVDLIRIFGGNESFMLANRFAPLVVSLAYFNSCLNPVLYFFIGQDIKEKFKLSLKLKHVFERAFSEEEIQISQSTETQQIQSL, encoded by the coding sequence ATGAACCTGACAtctacatacaatgaaagtgaaaataatTCTTTCAATCCACAAGTGAAAAATGTTATAGAAGTGATTTCTCAGATCTTCTTCTATCTGACGTTTCTCCTCGGAGTTCCAGGAAATGTCTTTGTTCTGTACATCGCTGGAATGAAGATGAAGAGGACCGTTAATACGATATGGTTCCTTAATCTAGCGATTGCAGACCTCCTGTGCTGCCTTTCTGCACTGGTCTATATAAGAAGGTACTTTGTTTATCACTGGCCATTTGGATCTGTCATGTGCAAGATTCTTCCATTTGTTATGTATGTCAGCATGTTTGCGAGTGTCTTCATCTTGAGTTTGATTAGTCTGGATCGGTGTACACAGGTGATCACTCCAGTTTGGGCTAAAAATCATCGCAGTCTGTTGCTTGCGCGACTGTCCTGTGTAGCGGCCTGGATCCTGTCTATGGTTGTTAATGTGCCCTTTATGATATTAAGAAGAACCACTGAATATGATAACAACACATACTGCTTAGTGTTTGATTATGATGACTTTGAAACATATAGAATGTTGACTATCATCAGCTTTGTGTTTGGTTTTTTGATTCCTCTCATATGCATCGTCACATGTTATGGATTCATTGCACGAAAGTTAGGCAGGAGTCGTTTTCACTCTGGACGAGCGTTTCGCATCATGTCGGCTGTTATTGTGGCATTTTTTCTGTGTTTGCTGCCGTATCACACTGTGGATTTGATCAGGATATTTGGTGGGAATGAAAGTTTCATGTTGGCCAATAGATTTGCCCCATTGGTCGTCTCTTTGGCGTATTTCAACAGCTGTCTGAATCCAGTTCTGTATTTTTTCATAGGGCAGGATATTAAGGAGAAGTTTAAACtttcattaaaattaaaacatgtttttgaaagaGCTTTCTCTGAGGAGGAGATACAAATATCACAATCCACCGAGACACAACAAATACAATCATTATAG